In a genomic window of Tripterygium wilfordii isolate XIE 37 chromosome 8, ASM1340144v1, whole genome shotgun sequence:
- the LOC120003375 gene encoding protein PHOTOPERIOD-INDEPENDENT EARLY FLOWERING 1-like isoform X1 has protein sequence MASKVPRSRLDHDPRARRQKVLEAPKEPRRPKTHWDHVLEEMVWLSKDFESERKWKLAQAKKVALRASKGMLDQATRGEKKLKEEEHRLRKVALNISKDVKKFWMKIEKLVHYKHQMELDGKKKKALDKQLEFLLGQTERYSTMLAENLVDKPPQQHAEPHELDISHKEEVENDTNEPAELNVGNQPVDSNTEPPADVDDDFDIESEDETEDDEQTIEEDEALVTEEERQEELAALHSEIDLPLEELLKRYAVGKETGENGAEPSHMGVDYGKGKEDSLASVIDTSSSLAITGRHCDEINGALIDSENHVVEYGLRHSKNLSNISGKADKGQVLFDFGDEQEDGDFVLATGEEMDDETTLLEEEELAKADLNDPIDEITLLQKESEIPLEELLIRYKKDFDYDEASEDGSDYASPLSEDLVDSPANEDIDMKQQDMSTNEVVEPCECLQAAHPFEEEREAAPENNFEEGRGSEDRIADAAAAARSAQPTGNTFSTTNVRTKFPFLVKHPLREYQHIGLDWLVTMYEKRLNGILADEMGLGKTIMTIALLAHLACDKGIWGPHLIVVPTSVMLNWKTELLKWCPAFKILTYFGSAKERKVKRQGWLKPNSFHICITTYRLVIQDSKVFKRKKWKYLILDEAHLIKNWKSQRWQTLLNFNSKRRILLTGTPLQNDLMELWSLMHFLMPHIFQSHQEFKDWFSNPISGMVEGQEKVNKEVVDRLHNVLRPFILRRLKRDVEKQLPSKHEHVIYCRLSKRQRNLYEDFIASSETQATLASSNFFGMISVIMQLRKVCNHPDLFEGRPIVSSFDMSCIDNQLSSSICSITSPGPFSLVDLKGLGLLFTHNDFTMTSWESDEVKAIATPSSFIKERADLLMSEDIGRGYKHLQKLPGTNIFEDIRKAVLEERLRQAKERAASVAWWNSLKCQKKPMYSTTLRNLLTLNNPVDDIHCQKAGHESYMYSSKLAAAILRPVERFQRMIDLVESFMFAIPAARAPAPICWCGKTGAPVFLHPSYKEKCSEILAPLISPIRPALVRKQVYFPDRRLIQFDCGKLQELAILLRKLKSEGHRALIFTQMTKMLDILEAFINLYGYTYMRLDGSTPPEERQTLMQRFNTNPKIFLFILSTRSGGVGINLVGADTVIFYDSDWNPAMDQQAQDRCHRIGQTREVHIYRLISESTIEENILKKANQKRALDDLVIQSGGYNTEFFKKLDPMELFSGHRTLPMKNMPKEENCNNGVEVSVSNADVEEALKFVEDEADYMALKKVEEEEAVDNQEFTEEAIGRLEDDELANEDELKADEPLDQGSLMTAYDKDNEMMLDGNGHNEEQALSFADKDDDVDMLADVKQMAAAAAAAGQAISSFESQLSPIDRYAIRFLELWDPIVDKAAIESQVSFVEREWELDRIEKYKDDIEAEIDDDEEPLVYERWDVDFATEAYRQEVEALAQHQLMEELEYEAKLKDDADDGNFDSMNEMSRDPKPKSKKKHKKAKFKSLKKGSLTSELKYLKEEQSMELMSVDEDLDSHEFTDSDIVSPKSNVHKKRKKTEITVEEEKHSKKFKKIKKGLEVDSKFNLSGKQHYNFMELKSCESMVLDLEKRHPSRSKMGGKISITTMPLKRVLMIKPEKLKKGNLWSRDCVPSPDFWLSQEDAILCAVVHEYGPHWNLVSDILYGMTAGGFYRGRYRHPVHCCERFRELVQKYVLSASDNPTNEKPGNAGSGKALLKVTEDNIRMLLQVSMEQQDNEFILQRHFTALLSSVWRVSSRCDGRQSILSSQNGLYFGGKFFSSAINPQLQSVRLEPTKGVKFTNLGQSSKLIAAALRDTSCRIQDTGLPISSHVEVAPAVQEHLEITLEFCEKDNHMFPLPCFLNLSISGTNLCTSVNEDLNHHHLRASKTVADNRLRAASRACVEGSLDWASSAFAVNDMKTRSASKSQTLGKHKLSTSESIKPPKSKLKKTLADHVEMRQTFNEPAFPPMVTGGPNNSDLLFDLAPAITYEDWTDDLDCDSPFGLNKLLSSELVPFESVPPQYVPGLTSGLDDHILNAEFTDIMEVVNAEVSNFLDLG, from the exons ATGGCTTCCAAGGTACCGAGGTCCAGGCTCGATCACGATCCACGAGCGCGCCGTCAAAAG GTGCTTGAAGCTCCTAAAGAACCTCGTCGCCCTAAAACTCATTGGGATCATGTGCTTGAAGAGATGGTTTGGTTGTCAAAG GACTTTGAGTCTGAGAGGAAATGGAAACTGGCTCAGGCAAAGAAGGTTGCTTTAAGAGCCAGCAAGGGGATGTTGGATCAGGCTACTaggggagaaaaaaaactaaag GAAGAAGAGCACCGGCTGCGAAAAGTGGCACTTAATATTTCGAAGGATGTAAAAAAGTTCTGGATGAAAATAGAGAAGCTG GTGCATTACAAGCATCAGATGGAGCTTgatgggaaaaagaaaaaggctcTTGATAAACAGCTTGAGTTTCTCTTAGGCCAAACTGAGag GTACTCAACAATGTTAGCAGAAAACCTTGTTGACAAACCACCGCAACAACATGCTGAACCGCATGAACTGGATATTTCACATAAAGAAGAAGTTGAAAATGATACTAATGAACCTGCAGAACTAAATGTTGGTAATCAACCTGTGGACTCAAATACTG AGCCTCCTGcagatgttgatgatgattttgacATTGAATCTGAAGATGAAACA GAAGATGATGAGCAAACTATTGAGGAAGATGAGGCTCTTGTAACTGAAGAAGAAAGGCAGGAAGAATTGGCAGCTTTGCATAGTGAAATTGATCTTCCACTTGAGGAATTACTCAAACGTTATGCTGTGGGCAAAG AAACAGGTGAGAATGGAGCTGAACCATCTCACATGGGAGTGGATTATGGCAAGG GCAAGGAAGATTCGCTTGCCAGCGTGATTGACACAAGTAGCTCACTTGCTATTACTGGTCGTCATTGT GATGAAATTAATGGTGCCTTAATTGACTCAGAAAACCATGTTGTAGAATATGGATTACGTCATTCAAAAAATCTATCAAATATTTCTGGGAAAGCAGACAAAGGGCAGGTGCTCTTTGATTTTGGTGATGAGCAG GAAGATGGTGATTTTGTTTTGGCTACTGGAGAAGAGATG GATGATGAGACCACcttgttggaggaggaggaactTGCCAAAGCTGATTTAAACGATCCCATTGATGAG ATTACGCTACTGCAAAAGGAGAGTGAAATTCCTTTGGAAGAATTGCTTATAAGGTATAAAAAG GACTTTGACTATGATGAAGCATCAGAGGATGGATCTGACTATGCCTCTCCTTTATCTGAGGACCTTGTGGATTCCCCAGCCAATGAAGATATTGATATGAAGCAGCAGGATATGTCAACCAATGAGGTTGTTGAGCCCTGTGAATGTCTGCAAGCTGCACATCCTTTTGAAGAAGAACGAGAAGCCGCCCCTGAGAATAATTTCGAAGAAGGAAGGGGGAGCGAGGATAGAATTGctgatgctgctgctgctgcaagATCTGCACAACCTACAGGGAATACATTCTCAACAACCAATGTGCGTACAAAATTCCCTTTTCTTGTGAAGCACCCTCTTCGTGAGTATCAACACATTGGCCTGGATTGGCTTGTTACAATGTATGAAAAGAGATTAAATGGAATTCTAGCCGATGAAATGGGGCTTGGGAAGACAATCATGACAATTGCCCTACTCGCACACCTAGCTTGTGATAAGGGAATATGGGGCCCCCATCTCATTGTGGTACCAACAAGTGTCATGCTTAACTGGAAAACTGAGCTTCTCAAATGGTGTCCTGCTTTTAAGATTTTAACCTACTTTGGGAGTGCGAAAGAGCGCAAAGTTAAGAGACAAGGTTGGTTAAAACCAAATTCGTTTCACATTTGTATAACAACTTACAGACTGGTTATACAAGACTCGAAAGTCTTCAAGAGGAAGAAATGGAAATACTTGATTCTTGATGAAGCTCATCTGATTAAAAACTGGAAGTCTCAGCGATGGCAAACGCTTCTAAATTTTAACTCGAAAAGGCGTATTTTGTTAACTGGTACGCCTTTGCAGAATGATCTCATGGAACTTTGGTCATTAATGCATTTCTTAATGCCTCACATCTTTCAGTCTCATCAGGAATTCAAGGATTGGTTCAGTAATCCAATATCAGGGATGGTAGAGGGGCAGGAAAAAGTGAACAAAGAAGTTGTTGATCGTCTTCACAATGTCCTCCGTCCATTTATACTCCGGCGGCTGAAAAGGGATGTGGAAAAGCAGCTTCCTAGTAAGCACGAGCATGTGATATATTGTCGACTCTCAAAGAGGCAACGAAACTTGTATGAGGACTTCATTGCTAGCTCAGAGACGCAAGCTACCCTTGCAAGTTCAAATTTTTTTGGAATGATTAGCGTTATTATGCAACTGCGTAAAGTTTGCAATCATCCAGACTTGTTCGAGGGTCGTCCAATTGTAAGTTCTTTTGATATGAGTTGTATAGACAACCAGTTGAGTTCTTCTATTTGTTCAATAACTTCCCCTGGGCCATTCTCTTTGGTGGATCTTAAAGGTTTGGGGTTATTGTTTACTCATAATGATTTTACAATGACTTCTTGGGAGAGTGATGAAGTGAAAGCTATTGCTACTCCCTCAAGCTTTATCAAAGAACGTGCTGACCTGCTCATGTCCGAAGATATTGGGCGTGGATATAAGCATCTTCAGAAGTTGCCTGGAACAAATATATTTGAAGACATACGGAAGGCAGTCTTGGAGGAGAGACTAAGACAAGCAAAGGAAAGGGCAGCATCTGTTGCATGGTGGAATTCCTTGAAGTGCCAGAAAAAACCCATGTATTCGACAACTTTACGGAATCTCCTCACACTAAATAATCCTGTAGATGATATTCATTGTCAAAAAGCTGGTCATGAGTCCTATATGTATTCTTCTAAGCTTGCTGCTGCTATTCTTAGGCCAGTTGAACGTTTCCAGCGGATGATTGATCTTGTCGAAAGTTTCATGTTTGCAATCCCAGCAGCTCGAGCCCCGGCACCTATATGTTGGTGCGGTAAAACTGGCGCTCCTGTATTTCTGCACCCAAGTTACAAGGAGAAATGTTCTGAAATCTTAGCTCCCCTTATATCACCCATCAGACCTGCACTTGTCCGGAAGCAAGTATATTTCCCAGACAGGCGACTTATACAGTTTGACTGTGGTAAGTTGCAGGAACTGGCAATTTTGTTAAGGAAATTGAAATCAGAGGGTCACCGAGCATTAATATTTACCCAGATGACGAAGATGCTCGATATCTTGGAGGCTTTCATTAATTTATATGGTTATACTTACATGCGTTTAGATGGATCCACTCCGCCAGAGGAGAGACAAACACTGATGCAGAGGTTCAACACAAATCCCAaaatttttctctttattttgtcAACCCGTAGTGGGGGCGTTGGTATCAACCTTGTTGGGGCAGATACTGTAATCTTTTATGATAGCGACTGGAATCCTGCCATGGACCAGCAAGCTCAAGATCGATGTCATCGAATAGGACAGACACGTGAAGTACATATCTACAGATTAATTAGTGAGAGTACCATTGAGGAGAACATCTTGAAGAAAGCCAATCAGAAACGCGCTCTTGATGATCTTGTGATACAGAGTGGAGGTTACAACACTGAATTCTTCAAGAAACTTGATCCTATGGAGCTGTTCTCTGGTCATAGAACACTTCCTATGAAGAATATGCCGAAAGAAGAGAATTGCAACAATGGGGTTGAGGTTTCTGTGTCTAATGCGGATGTGGAGGAAGCTTTGAAGTTTGTAGAAGATGAAGCAGATTACATGGCACTGAAGAAAGTTGAAGAGGAAGAGGCCGTGGACAACCAAGAGTTCACAGAAGAAGCCATTGGGAGACTAGAAGATGATGAACTTGCGAATGAGGATGAATTGAAGGCTGATGAGCCTCTGGATCAGGGTAGCCTGATGACAGCATATGATAAAGACAATGAGATGATGTTAGATGGGAATGGTCATAATGAAGAGCAAGCTTTAAGTTTTGCAGACAAAGATGATGATGTTGACATGCTGGCTGATGTTAAACAGATGGCAGCAGCTGCAGCGGCGGCTGGACAAGCTATATCATCATTTGAGAGTCAACTAAGTCCAATTGATCGATATGCAATACGTTTTCTGGAATTGTGGGATCCAATTGTAGACAAAGCAGCTATAGAATCTCAAGTTAGCTTTGTGGAAAGAGAGTGGGAACTTGATCGTATAGAGAAGTACAAGGATGACATTGAAGCTGAGATCGACGATGATGAGGAACCTCTTGTATATGAAA GATGGGATGTTGATTTTGCGACCGAGGCATATAGACAGGAAGTTGAAGCCTTAGCTCAGCATCAA TTGATGGAAGAGCTGGAATATGAGGCAAAATTGAAGGATGATGCAGATGACGGAAATTTTGATTCAAT GAATGAAATGTCAAGGGATCCTAAACCCAAGTCTAAGAAGAAACATAAGAAAGCCAAGTTCAAATCCTTGAAGAAAGGATCTCTCACTTCTGAGTTGAAATATCTGAAAGAGGAGCAGTCAATGGAACTTATGTCTGTAGATGAAGATTTAGATTCTCATGAGTTCACAGATTCAGATATAGTTTCACCAAAATCAAATGTGCATAAAAAACGTAAGAAGACTGAAATAACAGTTGAAGAAGAGAAACACTCAAAGAAGTTCAAGAAAATCAAGAAGGGTCTTGAGGTGGATTCAAAATTTAATCTGTCTGGGAAGCAGCATTACAATTTTATGGAACTAAAATCCTGTGAAAGCATGGTTCTTGATCTTGAGAAGAGACATCCAAGCAGAAGCAAAATGGGTGGAAAGATTTCAATCACTACCATGCCACTAAAGCGGGTTTTGATGATAAAACCTGAGAAATTGAAGAAGGGAAACCTTTGGTCCAGAGATTGTGTTCCATCACCTGATTTTTGGTTGTCACAGGAGGATGCCATATTATGTGCTGTTGTACATGAGTATGGTCCACATTGGAACCTGGTTAGTGACATACTGTATGGAATGACTGCTGGTGGGTTTTATAGGGGCAGATATCGCCATCCAGTGCATTGCTGCGAAAGGTTTAGGGAACTTGTCCAAAAATATGTTTTATCTGCTTCAGACAATCCAACAAATGAAAAACCAGGCAATGCTGGCTCTGGAAAGGCTCTTCTTAAAGTAACCGAG GATAATATTCGAATGCTGTTACAAGTGTCCATGGAGCAGCAAGATAATGAGTTTATTCTCCAGAGACACTTCACTGCCTTACTTTCTTCTGTCTGGAGAGTATCATCCCGCTGTGATGGCCGTCAGAGCATTTTATCATCTCAAAATGGTCTTTATTTTGGTGGAAAGTTTTTTAGCTCTGCAATCAACCCACAATTGCAAAGTGTGAGATTGGAACCTACAAAAGGGGTTAAGTTCACTAATTTAGGACAGAGTAGCAAGTTAATAGCAGCGGCCCTCCGCGATACCAGCTGTAGAATACAAGATACTGGATTGCCTATTTCCAGCCATGTGGAAGTTGCCCCAGCTGTCCAAGAACACTTGGAGATTACACTGGAATTTTGTGAGAAAGATAACCACATGTTTCCTTTGCCATGTTTCCTGAACTTATCAATATCTGGCACAAATTTGTGCACATCTGTGAACGAGGATTTAAATCATCACCATCTTAGAGCTTCCAAAACTGTTGCTGATAACCGCTTAAG GGCTGCATCAAGAGCTTGTGTTGAAGGTAGCTTGGATTGGGCTTCATCTGCCTTTGCTGTGAATGATATGAAGACGCGGTCAGCTTCAAAGTCACAGACACTGGGAAAGCACAAGCTTTCTACCTCAGAATCAATCAAACCTCCTAAATCAAAGTTGAAAAAGACATTGGCAGACCATGTGGAGATGCGCCAGACATTCAATGAGCCTGCATTCCCACCAATGGTGACAGGTGGACCTAACAATTCAGATTTACTGTTTGACCTGGCACCAGCCATTACCTATGAGGATTGGACAGATGATCTGGATTGTGATTCTCCTTTTGGCTTGAACAAGTTGCTTTCATCAGAGTTGGTGCCCTTTGAATCCGTCCCACCTCAGTATGTCCCTGGCCTAACCTCAGGCCTTGATGATCATATACTGAATGCAGAATTTACTGATATTATGGAGGTAGTTAATGCAGAAGTTTCGAACTTTCTTGACCTGGGTTGA